A part of Paenarthrobacter sp. A20 genomic DNA contains:
- the hxlB gene encoding 6-phospho-3-hexuloisomerase, translating into MDAVAEKPALSQTPARAALNLSLIQDELVSTTNAIDVNQLAVLADRIRGAERVFLAGAGRSGLVLRMAAMRLMHLGLTVHVAGDTTTPAIASGDLLLVASGSGTTSGVVKSAQTAAAAGADVAAVTTDQESPLAALADALVIIPAAQKTDHGSSRSRQYSGSLFEQSLFLATETVFQTLWEDTNEPAEHLWLRHANLE; encoded by the coding sequence GTGGACGCTGTCGCAGAAAAGCCCGCCCTGAGCCAAACGCCAGCCCGGGCCGCGCTCAACCTGTCCCTGATCCAGGACGAACTTGTCAGCACCACCAACGCGATCGACGTCAACCAGCTGGCAGTCCTCGCCGACAGAATCCGAGGGGCAGAGCGTGTCTTCCTCGCAGGAGCCGGGCGCAGCGGACTGGTTCTTCGCATGGCAGCCATGCGACTCATGCACTTGGGCCTGACGGTCCATGTTGCCGGCGACACCACCACGCCCGCCATCGCCTCTGGTGACCTCCTGCTGGTGGCATCCGGCTCGGGAACCACCTCAGGTGTGGTCAAGTCAGCGCAAACCGCAGCCGCCGCCGGGGCGGACGTTGCCGCCGTGACCACCGACCAGGAATCACCCTTGGCCGCCCTGGCCGATGCGCTGGTGATCATACCCGCAGCGCAGAAAACCGATCACGGCTCCAGCCGTTCCCGCCAGTACTCCGGCAGCCTGTTCGAGCAATCCCTCTTCCTTGCAACGGAGACAGTGTTCCAAACGCTCTGGGAGGACACCAACGAGCCTGCGGAACACCTCTGGCTGCGCCACGCCAATCTCGAGTAA
- a CDS encoding response regulator transcription factor family protein, whose translation MQNWALLHSVSDLAAAPLNRIAESLREATLPFLASSALVIFTEDCTGRPQKKAGDESIVSRVSITELDQLRSAMPGEDPWRTSAVIAGEERQVLALGYAPSQALLVLTDPSVTAGLEGSEAAGEAHRLLSYLWGLTARRIQEKVTDAPPSYLLESRAASAERIRVTAELVDQHSTTLETLLAALRSTSMNDAVARASVTDLAVKALVDLRTLSDRTSDLVEEPVATAFERLREDLRPLMHFSNIDIQFIEPPANGRALPGEVAHAARAVVRGLVLAIAEQPDVRRVRAQWDCDGENLLINVRDDGLGALSPDSPNIVRLQQRVQAVDGRMSLEVMQGWGADISVVLPLDPPAAPAGDVAVWDLAPRELEVLQLLTSGQRNRGIAGALHISENTVKFHIRNLFRKLDVRSRTEAIALAHSAGLR comes from the coding sequence ATGCAGAACTGGGCACTCCTCCACTCCGTCAGCGACCTGGCTGCCGCGCCGCTGAACCGCATTGCCGAAAGCCTCCGTGAGGCCACTCTCCCGTTCCTGGCAAGCAGTGCTCTGGTCATCTTCACGGAGGACTGCACGGGACGGCCCCAGAAGAAGGCGGGCGACGAAAGCATAGTCAGCCGCGTGTCCATCACGGAACTGGACCAGTTGCGCTCGGCGATGCCGGGTGAGGATCCGTGGCGCACGTCCGCGGTCATCGCCGGTGAGGAGCGGCAAGTCCTTGCCTTGGGCTATGCGCCCAGCCAGGCGCTGCTGGTGCTGACCGACCCCTCCGTGACTGCCGGGTTGGAAGGATCGGAAGCAGCAGGGGAAGCGCACCGTCTTCTCAGCTATCTGTGGGGATTAACCGCCCGACGCATCCAGGAGAAGGTAACCGACGCGCCGCCGTCGTACCTTTTGGAATCACGGGCCGCATCCGCTGAGCGGATCCGCGTAACGGCCGAGCTGGTCGACCAGCACTCCACGACCCTTGAAACGCTGCTGGCGGCCTTGCGGTCGACCTCCATGAACGACGCCGTGGCGCGCGCCTCAGTGACGGACCTAGCCGTCAAGGCACTGGTGGATTTGCGGACGCTCAGCGACCGGACCAGTGATCTGGTGGAGGAACCGGTGGCGACCGCATTTGAGCGGCTTCGCGAAGACCTCCGCCCCCTGATGCACTTCAGCAATATCGACATCCAGTTCATCGAGCCGCCCGCCAACGGGCGTGCACTCCCTGGTGAGGTTGCCCATGCTGCCCGCGCCGTTGTCCGTGGGCTTGTGCTGGCCATCGCGGAGCAGCCGGACGTCCGCCGGGTCCGGGCACAGTGGGATTGCGACGGCGAGAACCTGCTGATCAATGTGCGCGACGACGGCCTGGGCGCCCTCTCGCCGGATTCTCCCAACATCGTCCGGCTGCAGCAGCGGGTGCAGGCAGTTGACGGGCGGATGTCCCTCGAGGTGATGCAGGGCTGGGGTGCCGATATTTCCGTGGTGTTGCCGCTGGATCCGCCGGCGGCTCCAGCAGGTGATGTTGCCGTCTGGGATCTGGCGCCCCGCGAGTTGGAGGTCCTGCAGTTGCTCACTTCAGGGCAGCGGAACCGGGGCATCGCTGGTGCGCTCCACATCAGTGAGAACACGGTGAAGTTCCATATCCGGAACCTCTTCCGGAAACTCGACGTGCGTTCCAGGACCGAGGCGATTGCTTTGGCGCACTCAGCTGGCCTGCGGTAA
- a CDS encoding response regulator yields MNSVLVVDDDPHIVRALAITLKGQGYTVTTAMDGESALHAAAQRPVNVVILDLGLPDIDGTTVITRLREWSAVPILVLSARHGSSDKVEALDAGADDYITKPFGLDELLARLRAILRRSTESSGETTTIETSSFTVDLAKRQITKSGQDVRMTPTEWNILDILVRNPDKLITQQQLLSEVWGPAYAKEANYLRVYMAQLRRKLEVEPGNPRHFITEPGMGYRFVP; encoded by the coding sequence ATGAATAGCGTTTTGGTAGTGGACGACGATCCCCACATTGTCCGCGCACTTGCCATCACCCTCAAAGGGCAGGGATACACGGTCACAACAGCCATGGATGGGGAATCGGCACTCCACGCTGCCGCGCAACGGCCAGTCAACGTCGTCATCCTTGACCTGGGCTTGCCGGACATCGACGGCACCACGGTCATCACCCGGCTCCGCGAGTGGAGCGCCGTGCCCATCCTGGTCCTGTCAGCCCGGCACGGGTCCAGCGACAAGGTGGAAGCCCTCGACGCCGGCGCGGACGACTACATCACCAAGCCCTTCGGACTGGACGAACTGCTGGCACGCCTCCGGGCCATCCTGCGGCGAAGCACCGAATCCAGCGGGGAAACCACCACGATCGAGACCAGCTCTTTCACCGTGGACCTTGCGAAGAGGCAAATCACCAAGTCCGGACAGGACGTCAGGATGACGCCCACCGAATGGAACATCCTGGACATCCTGGTCCGCAATCCGGACAAACTGATCACCCAACAGCAGCTCCTCAGCGAAGTCTGGGGCCCGGCGTATGCCAAGGAAGCCAACTACTTGCGCGTCTACATGGCCCAGCTCCGCCGAAAGCTGGAAGTTGAACCGGGCAACCCGCGCCATTTCATCACCGAGCCCGGGATGGGCTACCGGTTCGTCCCATAA